In one window of Mytilus galloprovincialis chromosome 6, xbMytGall1.hap1.1, whole genome shotgun sequence DNA:
- the LOC143078139 gene encoding uncharacterized protein LOC143078139: MDCVYFPDIYSISSVTHRTIDVFATISESLEVNFNSETADFPREQIKNVMHKMMAYRQNIEFPEINKLFYLLTEMVLGVVGAHETASTSSTKKSFAGRIQNKFVKLISSSDSILPIPTFDQIKTEEYQTQIDEMQTLRRAHTYLYKDLQRQQEMCWIANSKVQKYELCLRTA, translated from the exons ATGGATTGTGTCTATTTTCCAGATATTTACAGTATTTCATCTGTTACACACAGAAC AATCGATGTTTTCGCTACAATAAGTGAATCCCTTGAAGTCAACTTCAATTCGGAAACTGCAGATTTCCCCAgagaacaaattaaaaatgtCATGCACAAGATGATGGCATACAGACAGAATATAG AATTTCCAGAAATAAACAAGTTGTTTTATTTACTGACTGAAATGGTGTTGGGTGTTGTTGGAGCCCACGAGACAGCAAGCACTAGTAGTACGAAGAAGTCCTTTGCTGGAAGAATCCAGAACAAGTTCGTTAAACTGATTTCTTCATCTGACAGCATTCTGCCAATACCAAC ATTTGATCAGATAAAAACCGAAGAATACCAAACACAGATTGACGAAATGCAAACATTAAGAAGAGCTCACACTTATTTGTACAAGGATCTTCAAAGACAACAAGAG ATGTGTTGGATTGCCAACAGTAAAGTACAAAAGTACGAGTTGTGCCTTAGGACGGCTTAA